Proteins encoded by one window of Constrictibacter sp. MBR-5:
- a CDS encoding transposase domain-containing protein, producing MVANCKLNGADPVAYIPHTLTGIIDGHSQSPIDDLMPGSSLRTKIMGSIGMLPTRYGDGLASPFISRRSLPATRSG from the coding sequence ATCGTCGCTAACTGCAAGCTGAACGGCGCCGATCCCGTCGCCTACATCCCCCACACACTCACCGGCATCATCGACGGCCATTCGCAGAGCCCCATCGATGATCTCATGCCGGGATCGTCCTTGAGGACGAAGATCATGGGCTCGATCGGCATGTTACCCACGCGATATGGCGATGGGCTCGCGTCGCCCTTTATCTCTCGCCGGTCACTACCTGCGACCCGCTCAGGGTAA
- a CDS encoding heavy metal translocating P-type ATPase has translation MTTRNVTSCVWTVTGMDCGSCAGKIRRALERLPGVTDVDVALMSERLRLTLDEDQTSRDHVETAVKKLGFGIASKGSAAPRKGFVLPDGTFPAGATGDAALAPETPQGASGHSDGPAARDPSWYQTGKGRLVIGTGALLVAAWAVKLLASGGIANWAFILATLIGVAPIALRAINAARAGMPFTIEMLMTIAASGALVIGAAEEAALVVFLFAVGEVLEGVAADKARDGIRALARLVPKTALLEVSSKTREVPAENLKIGQTVLVRPGDRVPADGEVIEGVSGVDESPVTGESVPNLKEPGQPVFAGSINTEAALRVRVTKAAEDNTIARIIRLVEEAESARAPTERFIDQFSRIYMPAVVGLALMVAIVPPLAFAQAWDTWVYRALALLLIGCPCALVISVPASIASALSAGARRGLLMKGGAVIEAAARTTQVAFDKTGTLTLGRPRITDIVPISGSQAEVLSLAAGIEAGSSHPLAEAILSRAESDGVAPLPASGARALPGKGAEAMVSGVPAWVGSPRFAEASGVFDDAARRTAAALEDAGKTVVAIFRADRLVGLLALRDEPRPDAGDAVRQLKALGVGAVMLTGDNARTAAAISQALGMEHRAELMPEDKVAAIREMVVHGRVMMVGDGINDAPALASAHVGVAMGSGTDVALETADAALLRNRVTDVAGTIRLSRAAMANIRQNVAIALGLKGVFLITTVLGVTGLWIAILADTGATVLVTLNALRLLAFNSEREA, from the coding sequence ATGACGACGCGCAATGTGACAAGCTGTGTATGGACAGTCACCGGCATGGACTGCGGATCCTGCGCCGGCAAGATCAGGCGCGCGCTCGAGCGCCTGCCTGGGGTCACCGATGTCGACGTGGCGCTGATGTCCGAGCGGCTACGCCTTACGCTGGACGAAGATCAGACGTCACGCGATCACGTCGAGACGGCGGTGAAGAAGCTGGGATTCGGCATTGCTTCCAAGGGGAGTGCCGCCCCGCGGAAGGGTTTCGTTCTGCCCGATGGCACATTTCCTGCCGGCGCCACCGGCGATGCCGCCCTTGCACCCGAAACTCCGCAAGGCGCTTCGGGTCATTCCGACGGCCCGGCTGCACGCGACCCCTCCTGGTATCAGACCGGTAAGGGCCGCCTGGTGATTGGCACCGGCGCCCTGCTGGTCGCGGCCTGGGCTGTGAAGCTTCTGGCCTCCGGCGGCATCGCGAACTGGGCCTTCATCCTGGCCACGCTGATCGGTGTCGCACCGATTGCCCTTCGCGCCATAAACGCGGCACGCGCGGGCATGCCCTTCACCATCGAGATGCTGATGACCATCGCGGCCAGCGGCGCGCTGGTCATCGGCGCCGCTGAGGAAGCAGCGCTGGTGGTATTCCTGTTCGCAGTGGGCGAAGTACTGGAAGGGGTCGCGGCGGACAAGGCTCGCGACGGGATCAGGGCGCTGGCCCGGCTGGTTCCCAAGACGGCCCTTCTGGAGGTTTCCAGCAAGACGCGCGAGGTGCCCGCTGAAAACCTGAAGATCGGCCAGACGGTTCTGGTGAGGCCGGGCGACCGGGTGCCCGCCGATGGCGAGGTGATCGAGGGCGTCTCGGGCGTGGACGAAAGCCCGGTCACGGGCGAAAGCGTGCCCAACCTGAAGGAACCCGGCCAACCGGTGTTTGCAGGCTCCATCAACACCGAAGCAGCCTTGCGCGTGCGCGTGACGAAGGCGGCAGAGGACAATACGATTGCCCGCATAATCCGTCTGGTCGAGGAAGCGGAAAGTGCCCGCGCCCCGACCGAACGGTTCATCGACCAGTTCAGCCGCATCTACATGCCTGCGGTGGTGGGCCTCGCTCTCATGGTGGCCATCGTGCCGCCGCTGGCATTCGCCCAAGCTTGGGACACGTGGGTGTACCGCGCGCTGGCGCTTTTGCTGATCGGCTGTCCCTGCGCGCTGGTCATCTCGGTTCCGGCGTCCATCGCCTCGGCATTGTCCGCGGGAGCACGGCGCGGGCTTTTGATGAAGGGCGGTGCGGTGATCGAAGCCGCGGCCCGAACCACGCAGGTAGCCTTCGACAAGACCGGCACGCTGACCCTTGGGCGCCCCCGGATCACCGACATCGTGCCAATCAGCGGATCGCAGGCCGAAGTTCTGTCACTCGCCGCAGGGATCGAGGCGGGCTCCAGCCATCCGCTGGCCGAGGCGATCCTGTCCCGCGCCGAGTCCGACGGTGTCGCACCGCTGCCCGCATCCGGCGCCCGCGCACTGCCCGGCAAGGGCGCCGAAGCGATGGTCAGCGGTGTGCCTGCTTGGGTCGGCTCGCCGCGCTTTGCCGAGGCGTCCGGCGTTTTCGACGATGCCGCGCGCCGCACGGCCGCCGCGCTCGAGGATGCGGGCAAGACCGTCGTGGCGATATTCCGCGCGGATCGGCTGGTCGGGCTTCTGGCCTTGCGGGACGAGCCGCGCCCGGACGCAGGCGACGCAGTGCGTCAGCTGAAGGCGCTCGGCGTTGGGGCGGTAATGCTGACCGGCGACAACGCCCGTACCGCTGCGGCGATCTCGCAGGCCCTCGGAATGGAACACCGCGCCGAACTGATGCCAGAGGACAAGGTCGCCGCGATCCGCGAGATGGTGGTGCATGGTCGCGTTATGATGGTGGGCGACGGGATCAACGATGCGCCTGCGCTGGCCTCGGCCCATGTCGGGGTCGCCATGGGATCGGGCACCGATGTGGCGCTCGAGACCGCCGACGCGGCGCTTTTGCGCAACCGGGTGACGGATGTCGCAGGAACGATCCGGCTCTCCCGCGCGGCCATGGCGAACATCCGCCAGAATGTGGCGATCGCGCTCGGCCTCAAAGGGGTGTTCCTCATCACGACCGTGCTGGGCGTGACCGGGCTCTGGATCGCGATCCTCGCCGATACCGGTGCCACGGTTCTCGTCACGCTCAATGCGCTGCGTCTGCTGGCCTTCAATTCCGAAAGGGAGGCCTGA